The Elaeis guineensis isolate ETL-2024a chromosome 3, EG11, whole genome shotgun sequence region AGAAGATGAAGATAGGTCAAAAGTGGGGTTGTTCTCATGGGTCCTTGTCTTTCTAGATTGGAATGGGTGTTCATGAGTATAAAGAGTTGTCGCAATGGCCAGTGGAAGAACAAGAATAATAAAAGATGtaggagaagaatgatgatggcaAAGAATAATAGGAAAGAAGTGCACAGGAGAGTGGCAGGTGGAACTTGGgaggacaaggagagaagaagaaagtgaagtttGAGGAGAAGAAGAATATAAGGTAAGAGAAAATGGGAGGAGTTTGTGTTTAACTGTTGgttttctttttggaaaaaaaaatattcaataacTAATCAAATTCCAAAATCAATGAGGACCCGCTTCCCGTTTCTTGGTGCCATTGCCTACCTTGCTTCAGCACTTTGCTGCTTGGTAACACAAACCACATGGGATTCAAGACAGTGAACAGTGAATTATTCTTGAATTCacccccctcccccacccccacaaaaaaaaaaaaaaaaaaaaaaaaaacacgtgAATTTATACAAACTTTTCAGTATATCATCAAAGATTCACGAGGGATAAATAACTTGTGAATAATTCAGTAAACTTGCCAAGTATTaataattcataaatttttcaaaaattctgaGAATTCTGTGACTAGGATCTGAAGATGGTGCCCCACACCCACCATACCTTGCTAACTCCATCATTCTCCAAGCACCATCATTCTACCCAAAACTTCATCCATTTTTCTACTTAAACAAAAATTTATAACTACAGTTCacatttaataatatattattctaGCAACATGtgtttattataataaaattacaaTGAATGCATTAATACATGTCTTTTTAGAGGGAATAGTATATAAGTTGATGTCAACTATAAATATTATTACAATATAGTAACACAATGCGTTATATTATTGATTCATATAATTGTAAATTATAAGTGCACTTTGATCATTATGATATTATGTCATTACCACCTTATAATGTCAACATAACatgacatattatattatattatattattgtagTGTGAGTGATATATCATGATTTCTTTTTACGAAAAGAATTAGGCTACAGGTCAATTCAGATTTATTAAAAGAGAATGCAACTACAAAAGGTTAGCCAAGGCTAACCAGATTGAGGAAACAAGGAGATACAgaaaaaaagataaggaaaataAGGCAATCTCAATATCATAAGGCATATCTCTCTCCACATGGTCTctgaggagaaccttgtccagCCTTTTGCAATAAAAACACCATAGTCGGTAATAATATTATCATGACATAGTAATTATAGCAATAATAAATACTTATGACCAtatcattatataaaatattaaaatatttacatatctcatatattactagattaaaaatattataagacaACAAAATGATAcatttagtattttttttcatattacatGTTACATAATATTTTTGTAAGAAGTAAATAGGttgttaataataatatttacagatataatataatataacgtaACTATGTTTATACACTGTTGTATAATATTACAACACTAAATCAAACTAATTTTTGTTGTCATAATAACTCTCACCTGCCCAACTAATGTAGCCCTATAGTCTTGTTGTTGTTGGTTGAATTGTTACAACTTACAATTGAGGCAAAATATGTGGATGCAATTACACATTAGATATCTAACCACATGAAACCAAATACTGGAGTTATGGTAGCCGGAACAAAAGCATGTTAAATCACCAGCAACCAAAcaatccctaaagaaataaaccCAAGTAAATTGTGAGAAGCCTCTCAGGCATCAGTTCTGCAAGATGTGCACCATGACAAAGCCTTTACTGTTCAAAGCCTTTGTTAAGAAAAGAATATCTACGTAATTGGCCTTTTGGCCCCATGTCCCCACTcatgcgcgcgcacacacacatgcatgcatgcgcaTGCACAGGACACAGATAAGCATGCAAGCACACACACAGACGTACACACACAAACAAGGTGAGAAAACAAAGCCAAAGCTGACTAAATTCTCCTGATCATCCCCACAAGCCGTGGATACGTTAAATGCAAAGAAGGATGAGAAGTTACCACACTCCTCTAGTGCCCTTAAAATCTATGGTTACTCTTAATGCACAACCTACTAAATAACAGGTGTAAAAGGAGGGAGAATTACAGGGCCATGCCAAAGGCCGTTACGAGATCAAAAATACTGAAAGGTGGATCCACCGGTCAAAAGaagggtcaaaaaaaaaaaaaatcatcattgtAGGAATTTTCACCCACCCAATCCACCTCCAAAATCCATTCTTTCACCACTGCATGCAATTGTCCCCAGCTTACTCTCCATCAACCTTACAGATAGACTAGCTATTCTTTTCTTAAATTGGCACAACTGTGCACACCAAAATAAATACTGAGCATATGCAGATATACGAATACCTCTTATAAAATCATCCATATGAGTCTTTAGAAAGTCAATAATGAGCACCTAGGTCGCAAAATAATTTTGTTTAGTAATTCCAAGCAAGAAACTAAGATAAAAAGACTGCAGCAGTAAAGAACTAGAGATACcgacaaaataaaaatttataggaaaaaaaaatataaaagcttTTTCTAGGGAAACAGCATGTATTCTAAGCTCAAACATATTGTGCAAATAGAAAATGAACAGGTATAGGGCACAAAACCTTCGAGCTTCTTCGTCCCGTCGTTTTGCATCAAATTCTTTGCTTGGAGGATACTTAGGCAAGCTTGAAGGATCACAAGCAAGTGGCTTCATTGTAAAGAACTACAAAATGAAAAGCATAACTAGTCTATCTTGCTTGAAAAAGAAAAGCCACAAAACAAAGTGCCCATAATGCAACAATTTAAGaacaattaaaatattaaatgatTTGGTAAGtagtattttattttgaatatcaCTCTTACCTATTAATAATGGTGAggtaggagaaaaaaaataaacacaacacattacacttgaaatAAAGAAGTGTTTGCACAAATAACATATAAGGAGGAACACCTCAACACCAGaggaattcaaaaaaatttgcagCTCCTTAACTACATGATTATGATCTAGGTTAGCAATAAAGACAATGATTCAATGAGTGAAAAGGTACAAAAAGCATTTTGCACGCCATATTATTTGGCATGGTATTCTTTGGAAATGGCATCTATTTTTGTGGCACCATTTGGCAGCAGCAGCACCGCAGGCTGGTAAGTCTTTCAGAATGAAAAGAGAGAGCTAATCCGCAAGTTGCGAAACGTGATGTGTTTGAATAATTATCTCGTCCTAGCCTTGATTTTTTCCAGTAAAAGGACTTGCCCTTTTTCCAGAAAAAGGTCACCAAAATGTTCGGCTTCTCTAGTCTATAATCATGAGTGGCTGACTAAAATAGATATCATTATGTTACAAACATGTCAGACAAAAAGATGAGTTGGAAAAAGCCATTCCCTTGGACAAATGATCATTCCTTGTTAGTAGTAGCTAAATAATTCCTTTACACCTTCCTTGGAAACCCACCTTCAATTACATAAGAACAAGTCCTCATCTGAGAGTTTATGGAATTATGCAATAAAAGAACTGTTTGAGTTCATTTACTGATTTGTAATGAGCAAGCTCATATTACATAAAGTATATTTATCTACATATGGCATAGTATTGACTACTGGGACAACTAGTAGGTTTCAATTTCGGGGATTAGACTATGGAGAATAAGCTCAGGAATAGTAAAACCATGACATGGTAATGTACAGCAATAGTAAAGATTCTTATGGAAGATGAGTTGTCTCGTCAATTTACAGGACAGGCATTGTTCTGATCTTTATATTCAACCACTAGCTTCTCCATATAAAACTTTGAACTTAGCCTGGTGTTTTACTACCTAAACAAATATATTGAGAAAGAAAATATAGTAATAATATTACTGGTAAATCTTTGGATCAATATCAAAAAAGATCAACAAGACAGACTCACAAACTGCATCTAAAAACATGTTTGATAGATGAAAAAAACCAAAATTTGATGATCCCCAAAACGAAACAGATCATTAAACTACATACCTCACTCTTAAGGGCAGAAGCAGCAGTTCCACGATCTGCTGGATCTATTGAAAGGAGGTCATCTATTAATGCTAAAGCTGATGGAGGGAAGTCTTTAAATATTTCATCGACACATCTCCTGTAAGGTTGTTGTGGTTTGAAAATGGTCGCATGAGGCAACTTAGATTTCCTCCAATATTCATCAGAAGGTGAACCACAAAGCTTGAATATTTTGTGTAACTGCTCAACCTATAGatacatatttaaaaaaaaaaaatgtaaatttAAAGTATCATAATTCTGAAAAAAAGGTAAAATTAGTTAACCACAAACTATCATAATGATGATGATAAAAAATGAAAATAGATGTATGAGCTAGAAAATACAGGATGAAAATACTTATCAGGGATGGATAAATAGATATGTCCTTACTGACTTCTAACTAGAAAAGACAAGATGAATATATAAGCTAGACATTTGAGGTATGCATTTCTCATGACCATCAGACTTTTAATGTACGTTAGGCAAAAAAAAGCTTTTCCCTACAATAATTAAGAAAAAGGAAGTGCCTCTGTTCTTCCTGGCATTATAGGCTTGCCAGCGTATAATTCAGCAAGAATGCAGCCAGTGCTCCACAAATCCACAGCAACCCCATAGTTACTGGCTCCGAGTAAGAGCTCTGGGGGTCTATACCACAGAGTAACTACACGACTTGTCAATGGGTGTCGATAATCAGGATCAAAGAAGCTTGCCAAGCCAAAATCTGCAAGTTTTAAGATGCCACTGTTGTCAATTAAGAGATTGGAACCCTTAATATCTCGATGCAGAACCCCACGACTATGACAATGATCAAGCCCACGTAGCAGCTGTTGCATGTAACATTTTACCTGTAAAATGAAACTAACATGGTATCATGTACATAATTATGTTTCAAAATATCAGAAAATGCATATAATGCCTTACTAAAAGGCTAGAACCTCTTGTAACCATAAGCACTATAAATGCTGCTTCCATAATCTTACTCCAATCAGGAAGGAAAGTAACTGTATACCATAATCAATATCCGGGCATCAAATACCTTTTGCCCATTGAAAGgtggaaaagagaggagagaaaaataaaaaattagccgcagtttttgaagaaaaaaaggaaagattaTTTTAGCCATCCAAGATACCTGGGGTTCAGTAAACTTGAGTCCAGGGAAAGAAGCAAGCCCAGCAAGATCATGTTCCATGTACTCAAAAACAAGATACAAACTGCAAGACATCCGTGATGTTACTAAGCCCTCCAACTTTATTATATTTGGATGGTCAAGCCTGCGCAAAATGAGGATTTCTCTAGCCATAAACTTTACACTTTCAGGCTCCAGGCTGTCAAATCGCACTTTTTTCAAAGCCACAATTTTGTCATTTTCAAGATCGCGGGCTCTATAAACATTACTATAAGTTCCTTGGCCAATCTGCATAATAAGATGTCATTACAAGACATGTTCTGTAAATCATAACAGTAAAGTTTATAAGGCAGCTAAAATGAGTGGGAATGGTCACAATATACTTCTTTTTTATTGGAAGAAGAGCATCATCCACTGACTTACAGTTTAAAACAGTAATCAGAaaagaatattagaaaaatattcaCAATAAGCAAAACTTTGCATGCACAAGGCATGACTATAAGCTAGTTATATCCATGTTTGCCGTACCACCCCATAACGCTTGGTATGGagtgtaccataccataccaatcTCGTACCAGTATGCTGTCTTGTACCATACCAACACTCGGTATGCTGTCTGTAACTTACCACACCGAACCACATACCAAACTATAATAGGATAGGACTGGTAGGGGGTCTGGTACCGAGACAACAAACCTTGTTTATATCCAATGAAAATGGAGTACACTAGtcattttctataaaaaatatattaaaaaaagatGTCAAGCATTTGAGTAACTTTACAAACAACTTAGTTTAGATTACAGTTATCAATATGTGCTACATAGAATATCCATTTTAATTGCATAAACATTTCAAGAGACAACTAAATTTGATAGAGGATCCTCATAGAGATTATGAATGAAGTTTTCTTACATATGTCAGCATACCATCAaccacttcaaaaaaaaaaaagagagaataaaaagTTAGATCCCAATGTTTAAATATCATTAGCCCTTAAAACTAACTATGATAGGAGATACATATAGAAAAATCTTATTTTAGTTAATGAAGAAGGTAGCATCCTAAAACCAAACATTTGTTGTCATTGTGAACCTTTAAATTTACAAGCTTGAAAATCCAATTCCTTCTAAACtttcagatgatgctccatgatttCCACAAAGCAGCATCAGAATCCACTGTTTCGGCTGAAAGCTATGGTTGACATGGCTAAGTCAACAAGGAGGAAAATTTGTGGCTTCTTCTTGAAGGCATCAAGAAGAAACGTACAAGGACAAACTCGAACCACCGCTTGTCCCCCAAAAGATAAAAGAGTTTCCATCAATTCTAATCAACAAATAACCTACCTAAAGGCTGACTCTAACATGTAATGCTTGGTATATATTAGACCTTCTTCCAACAAAATATAGTCTGCCTACAAGTGAGCAAGGTATAATAAACTTAGCAGAAAACTACCATCCAAGCACTTTTACATTCTAATATCACCAAAAAGTTTAAAATGACATGAGCAAGCAGAAAATGAAGTTGGTCAGCTTCTCTATATGCATAATGGACACAGGGCAAAGTTCTCTTCCTACACCACCAATCCATCTAGAAATCCCTTATATCTATGTTAAAAAACACGAGTTCTATATTAAAACTCTTGGACTAACTAAAATATCCTTCTAATTTCCTGAATTGTATCTCAGAAGCCGTGTGATCCCAATCATTTGTTCCCATTAAATATATGTCTACCATCACTTTTTCAACATCCTGATACTCTGTCCTTCATAACCAAATAAACAAAAGCATTGACTTCAGTTCAGACAAAGCCTCACACAATATTCCCTTTATTCTAACCCTAACAACAGATCCATTTTGTTGGCATGGCGGCTCGATCTACCATTGACGCCTCCCAATAACAATTTTAAATGTTTCCAAGTTACGTCTCCAAGGCCTTACATGTACTCAGCTTGTTGACATGGAAAACAGAAAGAAATAGAAAGAATATCCTACCCCAACAGTGAAAAAAATCCACATCTTCCAACTAACTTCCTTCTATCATGCCTTTCCAGCGTTAGGTGTTAGGAGCCTCGGATTTACCCCATTCAAGAAGGCCTGATATGCTAGTTTCACAACCTTCAAACCCCAACAACTCAACACAAAACTCCACTTTGTTTTCATCTAAATAGATCAATATTAAGGCACTCATGCTGAAAGTCACGTGCAACCACACAACTTCCTGCAGTTGCTTAAACCCCTGCATTTAAATTATCCTCCCTCTTGTCAATTCATAAATCCAACTATTTGTTCTCACTATATTTGTAGTAGTAAGACATTATCCCTATTATTTTCCCTCTAGATCCCACAATGCCAACCACCTgcattcaaatttaaaaggtcTATGCTCTAATCCTTCTAACATAATCTAAAGCAACCATTTTGTGACCAATGCTAGGTAAAAGGAACTCAAATAATGCACCATCATGAAGGGTTAATTCCACTTaataaatgaagaaaaataatggTGTTTCAAGTTTCTGACCTTCGTCCTTCAATTGGCCAAGTAAATAAATACGAGAGCCACAAAAGTTAGATAAACTTTCAAATAAAAGTAGGCACTCATAAATCTTGAAAAAAAAGATCATATAGAAGTAAATCACCACCTCCTATACAACAAATTCTTCCACATTGACTCTCATGGAGACTATTTGAAAGTCAACATATCACGgccaaaaaaggaaaaataaacaGGTCTTCTTTAGAAACTCTCTCAATCAGTCAAAGCAAAAACTTCTTGATACattcatatttatcataaataactatTATACCACTGAAAAATCTGAATATTCCATTCCCTTAGTCATCCATCAACCCAATCTCCAAGTCTATTCATCCATCAACCACTAGtcatatgctttttttttttttccttaacacAAACATTGCAATTTTAAAGCCTAAAACCTGTAGATCAGCATCTTAACTATCTTACGTTTCCCATAGCTCCACAACCCACTGCACTTCAAAAAAACACATCAACATTTACCTAATCACCTTAAGACATCCCCTTCCCTACTACAGCATTTCCTTTCCACCACTTTGTTTGATATCAAGGCATTCAAAGCCAAAATTAACAAGTTTCCGATTCCAGTCTCACTTCATATCAAGCTTCTCTAATTGAATCTATCCCTAAGGTCTTGATTGTCTCTTATTCCAAAGTTAAAGACTTTTTTCATATTCTCAATAACAACATTACAATTTCCTGCATCACTTGGGATTTTGCGGTCATACCACCTCATCTGATCTCCATCAAACACCCGtacaaatttttataaaaaaaaactctGCATAAATGCACATGTGTGAAAAATCACTAGCTGCATGCTAGTGTCTGCATCAACCCACTAATTAGTCATCCTTCAGACATCTTGACTTCCCAAAAAGCCTTCTCTAAAACCTGGATAGACCCCTAACTTAGCACAAGCAACTTGAGACTTCCATTCCATACCTCTTGCAAAATAGAAGTGACGTAGCTTCTAAGAACAATTAGCACCCCTGAATCTTGTATTAGCATCCTAGTAATTGCCCTCATGATATTTAGAAGCAATTATGATTTTAAACAAAACTTGCTATACTCCAACAAGCGACTTCGACCAAACACTATATCTCCATAATTACAAAAACAACAAGCCCAAACCTGAGTGTCCAAATGCTCCACTTCCCCCCAATAGGGTTGGAAATGGGCTGAGCTGGGCTAGGCTACACCCCTTAACCGAGCCCAGCCCGAAATCTTTTTGGGGCTTCAGGCCAAACTTAGGcctgaaaattattgaaaaatccaAGCTCCAGCCTGACATAAGCCCAAACCTAGGCCCAACCTAGACCCTTGGACTGGCCCAAATAATTTATTTGGACCAAAAACGTGGCTGGACCAAACTCAATTGAAGTTTAGTCTTTCGATTTTCACTGTAGCAAACCTACTAGGGCACCGCACCCACTCATACTTCGTCAACATCAACCCCTACTTCATCTAGGCCTCTAGTCCCTCCTCCATCTCTCTCGATGATGCCGTCTTTCAAGGCAATTCAGCCACCAATTACTTCAATCCTAGAATCAATTTCACCTACACCAATCTACTCAACTAGATACTGGATTCTGAAATGGCAGCTTTGGCGAAGTTAGAGTTTGGAGGAGTCTGGCTAGCCATCGTTGAGACCAGGTGACCCAATGTCGGCAATCCAGACTAGATTGGGGTGAATATATACAACACAGTGACATACAACTAAAATCTGGCCAAGCAACTCTCGGAGTAGGCAATGGTGGAGACGCCAGCACGATCAGAGGTGGTGATGCTGGTGTTCATCTTCACATTCTACAATGGAACCAGAAACCCAAATTGGGGACGGAGCAGCACTAGGGGCTGCTCTACCCAAACAAGATGAGGGTTTACGAGGTGGACCTCACCGGTTGGAGATCGAAAATGGTGTAAGGTAACTGCCGATGCCGGAGAACAACAAGCCGCACAAGGGAAAGATCCAATGTGTGTTTGGAGAAGGGGAAAAGGGTAAACATGGCGAAGGCGAACTGACAACCAGCTATCGAAGACGATGGACCGGTAGAGGCATGAAACCGTGAAGGCAGATATTCAAAGATTAGAAGATGCCAGACCCCTAGTTAATCGAAGATGTTTAAGGGATTGGGAGTACTCAGGACCTCAAAGTGCCCAATAAACCTAAATTCACAGGCGATTAGGCAAATCCAATCTTCACTAGGCCCTACATCAGTGGGTCTAGTTGGTCAGACCACATCACATGTAAATTTTCTGGGCCAGATCTCGAGACATATATGGAATCAGCTACAAACCTAAATTCAAGCTCAAGCCTGAGCTAGGCCCATGCTAGACCACACAACTACCTGAGCCTAGCTTAAAAAGCATATGAGCTCTAATTTAGCCCAAACCTACTCCAAACTTAGCCAGGCGTAGCCTTAGCCCAACGTGAAGTTTGCTCGGCTTGATGGGCTATGAAATAGCCCCTGCCCACTTCCAACCCTACCCTAATGCCACAAGTCATCCTCATTAGGCCATACCTAAAgagtaaaagaagaagaaaagggataTGGTAATTCAGCCAAAAGACATCATGAATTAGTATAGAAATCTAACAACTCAGCAAAAAATCACCTTCttaatgaaaaataagaaaagaacaaACAGATCTAAGGTCTAAGAAAAGCAGTAGTAAAGTTCTCTTCCCCAAAAAGAGGGAAAGAACCCTGACCTCAGAAATTCGTATGAAAGTTATAGCAGGCACAGCAATATCAACAAGGTGATTTGCATGGAAAGGCTTCATAACCTAGCAATTAGTGTGAAATACATTGCCCCaccttaaaaagaaaaaagaagaactaTGCCAATGAATGTTGGATCCTGCATTGAAGATGAAGATTGTCTATTTCTATTAACAAAATTACATCCTATGCACAAGCTCTACTGCGTTCTTAATTCCACCTTAAAGAGACAGCTGCCAGGATCTCCATTCAATTGTACAAAGTTAACCTCCTCCATATGGTAGAGATTTCCCTGTTTGACAAAAAAAGAACCATTAGTAATAATGCCACCACTACCATCTTGATTTTCCTAACAAAAATAGGCAAAGATCCTTGTCAGACATCAACCACCAATAGCACTGCCCTTCCCTAATTTCATAACTCAAGTCACTTGCTTGAAAAACTGCATCTATAATTCTTTTGTCTCAAATGGATCTAACCAAGATGTGAGGACTCATATTCATAAGAGAGAACTTTAAGAATACCACCATCCTCTGCAAATAGACAAATGTTTACCCTCCATAGTAAACTCTTAGAAGAAAATTTCCCTGCTTACTTTTTTCCtaagcatataaaaaaaaattgatggtaTTCATCACCACTCCTTGCcccaaaagataaaataaaataaaatccttTAGCTTCCCCACTGTATTGATTGGGAAGAATGGGCCCAGGTCACTGAAAACTCACTGAAGGTCAGACGCCACTGTTTGCAATTAgcaagatctcatccaaaattcAATTCTGCAGTCTATGATCTCCCGTCTTTCCAATTCCCACTGCAGTTCCCTCCAGAAGTAACCGactatatttatttatttcagcATGATACTCAAAGATACTAGTTTGCATGACCATTCCGCAAGAAAAGTCCCTCCACCACAGTCCCTTCATCAGTTTTAACAGGAAAAATGATTCAGCTGATATGAAATCCAAATAAAGTAGGCTTGCAGTGAGCGTATTTCAGAAATTTATGAGAGAACCTTAAAAATGTGATCATCCATTTCTTTCAACATCACAACTGGCCACATTCTCCTTAAAAACAGTCCCTCCCCCGTCTTGAAGAAGAACCCAACAAATGCCATAACAAACTTTCTAACTACACACCCTGGAAACTGCtctttccaaaacaaaaataggaGAAATCCACCATACAACAAACAAAGAAGAACTACATCAAACAACGCTTGTTCGACCTATCAAGGATCCCCAATTGCTCATCGCTAATTCAACAGAATTATCTGTTCAAATCGAATGGCTTATGACAACCCACTAGTAAGTTCTTGGAATACAACGGCAGTGTGGGATGTTAAcccaagaaagtttgaatttggctACACATTATCAAGTGACAGACTCTAGAGTCACaatttcttttgcaagaaaattaattagaggaAAAAGATTGCCGTAATGTTTTTCCTTGTTAAGGGAAGCAAAGGAGCGCCTCCAAAGAAAAGCAAAGCGAAAAGAAAAGAACTCACTTTGTCAAGTTTTTCAAAGGAATCCGCACGGCGTGGCACCCAACCCCGAATGGCCTCTCCGGCCACCGCTGCAAGCCAGGGCGGCCATCCAGCCGCAACCTGCTCACCTTCCATAGCTTTCGGAACACCGCCAGGCACCCTCATGGGATGACCGGAGTAAACCTgcctctccctcctcctctcaccaTCCTGTGCATTAACCCTAATCGGACCACTCATGTGCTTCTTCTCCGCGACCAACACCGCGCCTCCATCTCCCCTAACGGTCACCACCTCCTCCCGCCTCAAAGAAGATACCGTGACCGCCGTTCGCTCCACCGACGACGAGAGCTTCGCCGGCGCCACCGCCAGCACCGGCCCCGAGACAGGATACGGAGCCAACGGCCTCCCCCTCGGGCTCTCCCTGCTGTCCTCAATCGCGGAGGGCTTGCCACAGACGCAGCCCATGGCTTCTACAAGAACGAGAGCGGATAACACCACCGCCCAAATTAAATACAGAAGAACGCCCCCTGCCGCCGCCCGATCGGCGCCCCCGCCACCACCTCGTCCACCGCTGCGTCCATCCGATTCGCGGCGGAGAGAGACGCCGAACCCCCGCCCTTCTATCGAGACGCACGGGGATCAGAACAGCGAGACATGGAACCCTAAAGGCTTTTTCTAGGCTGTTTCCTCTTCTCTTGTCTTTGGATTCCTGGAAGAAGTGGGGATCTGCGACCTCTGCTCCTAGGGCAGCCGAAACCAAGTGACTTTGTGGGAGAATAATAACTTTCCGTTTTTCCCCCGCCTCAGCGGAATAGAGTTCCGAAGGAGAGACAACGAATCTCGTATATTTTCCGTTATTCTGTTCTAATTTTTTTCACTCGAAAGTCTCTCTTCGTAATCGTAGATCCCCTGTTGAATTAACGTGGCCGGTCGTTATTGATAGTCCACTAAGCAAGCGTTCTACATTGTTTTATTTTAACTATTCCACTTGCCCAGTTCAAaccccccaccccccaccccaCAGGACTCCCGTTAAGTACACGTGTCCCGTTTTTATTCATTTGGATGCTCCTAGTCCacataattcaaaatatatatttttggatttattgaGTTTTGAATGGCGATAAAAATGGAATGGTCCAGATAACCTTATCCAAAATCTATAACCGCATGGCAGGGACGGGACTTTTCTGTAGGTCATGAGATTTGATTCTACTCTCTGTTTCTAAAGAATAAatttactgaaaaaaatatttaaaatgatattggaTTCCTCATATCTTGTTTTATGATTAGAATACATTTGTTGTTGGTGTGTGTGGTGCCTTTCTTTGTTGACGTGAATAAAAACTATCTTAGTGCATCAATATTTTTTAGGCAAGGCACTATaaattttataacaaaaataCAATTTAATATTACAAGGCATGTAATGAATGCGTTTTATAATGGGCATATCTAGTATACATACTAAAGCAATGATTCTCAAAGCTATCCATTTGTTTATATTAATAAGGTTGTTAATAgaactctttaatctgaattataaATAGAACTCTTATTTAATACAATTCTTTATcagaatataaataatattaaataacaaATTTCTATGAGTAATACCAAATTATATATGGATAATATTATTAATAGAACTCTTTAATTTCAATATTAGGCATGACTCTTATTTCATATTGTTCTTTGTCGAAAAATAAAATGTGTTAaataaagaatttttcattagtaTTGCTAAatcaaaatatagaaaaaaataatattattagtaaTTATATTTGTTTAATATCCGgtgatattaataaaaaatattttttattaatattaaaccTTGCCCGCATGTCGTTAGATTatactatatt contains the following coding sequences:
- the LOC105040554 gene encoding LOW QUALITY PROTEIN: probable serine/threonine-protein kinase At1g54610 (The sequence of the model RefSeq protein was modified relative to this genomic sequence to represent the inferred CDS: deleted 2 bases in 1 codon); translation: MGCVCGKPSAIEDSRESPRGRPLAPYPVSGPVLAVAPAKLSSSVERTAVTVSSLRREEVVTVRGDGGAVLVAEKKHMSGPIRVNAQDGERRRERQVYSGHPMRVPGGVPKAMEGEQVAAGWPPWLAAVAGEAIRGWVPRRADSFEKLDKIGQGTYSNVYRARDLENDKIVALKKVRFDSLEPESVKFMAREILILRRLDHPNIIKLEGLVTSRMSCSLYLVFEYMEHDLAGLASFPGLKFTEPQVKCYMQQLLRGLDHCHSRGVLHRDIKGSNLLIDNSGILKLADFGLASFFDPDYRHPLTSRVVTLWYRPPELLLGASNYGVAVDLWSTGCILAELYAGKPIMPGRTEVEQLHKIFKLCGSPSDEYWRKSKLPHATIFKPQQPYRRCVDEIFKDFPPSALALIDDLLSIDPADRGTAASALKSEFFTMKPLACDPSSLPKYPPSKEFDAKRRDEEARRQGAAGGKVHRLDLERGLRESRAIPAPDANAELASSLQKKQSQSNIKSRSEKFNPRQEEVVSGFPIEPPRPTPVLEVTEDSQSHFSNRSSHSGPLVHQSQRSKARKNEDDIRKATATANISDSSGLVAGSRNLLSDDGGEIIGAQLKALAPAGRLSESGNEPSDAITKYDQIYHGKEDERSSNMDQSIQQSCGSKGNKIHYSGPLLRPSGNVDQMLKDHDRQIQEVFRRARLDKSKLRKVQGDGNQIGAKPRDFGAIPVYPSSRGSSIPVFTSNRGPVQ